From a region of the Aeoliella mucimassa genome:
- a CDS encoding alpha-amylase family glycosyl hydrolase: MPITLEKPAAKIVGMGCLPHDQGVAFRVWAPNAERVALVGDFNHWDESATMMEAEDNGHWYANVAEAEIGDEYRYLIFNGDMKLSRIDPRCREVTNSVGNSVVHDPHFDWEGDKFKMYPFNELVIYEMHVGTFCCDTKDKPGTFESASRKFEYLRSLGINCIQLMPAAEFAGDYSWGYNPAHIYAVESAYGGPHGLKQMVKLAHQHGLAVILDVVYNHFGPSDLHLWQFDGWSENNKGGIYFYNDWRSSTPWGDSRPDYGRQEVRSFIHDNAVMWLEDFHMDGLRYDMTLYMRSVNGNDDTSIPEGWSLAQWINSDLHARFPGKLIIAEDMRNNNWLTKPKEWGGAGFNAQWDAEFVHPIRDVVEQVEDQYRSMFKVHNALCHKFNYSAFERVIYSESHDEVANGKSRVPSEIDEKNPHSWYAQKRTVLASAMVLTAPGIPMLFQGQEFLRTGWFDDTRPIDWHQEKEWRGIVRLYRDLIHLRLNKTGITAGLTGQRVEVHHLNDNDKVVAFRRWKEGGPGDDVIVVANFATNEHTDYRIGLPRGGTWKLRFNSDSTHYSDDFDNTKVVDLVAEEHPYDGQPYSATLQLASYGILVFSEDKPTDK; encoded by the coding sequence ATGCCGATCACTCTGGAAAAACCCGCTGCAAAAATTGTCGGAATGGGATGCCTGCCGCACGACCAAGGGGTCGCCTTTCGAGTGTGGGCACCGAACGCGGAGCGCGTCGCGCTGGTTGGCGACTTCAACCACTGGGACGAGTCGGCCACGATGATGGAAGCCGAAGACAACGGCCATTGGTACGCGAACGTCGCCGAAGCCGAGATCGGCGACGAGTATCGCTACCTCATTTTCAACGGCGATATGAAACTTAGCCGCATCGATCCCCGGTGCCGCGAGGTGACCAACTCGGTCGGTAACTCCGTGGTGCATGATCCCCACTTCGATTGGGAAGGGGACAAGTTCAAGATGTATCCGTTCAACGAACTGGTCATCTACGAGATGCACGTCGGCACCTTTTGCTGCGATACCAAAGACAAGCCAGGCACGTTCGAGTCGGCTAGTCGCAAGTTCGAATACCTTCGCAGCCTTGGCATCAACTGCATTCAGCTGATGCCAGCGGCCGAGTTCGCCGGCGACTACTCGTGGGGGTACAACCCCGCTCACATTTACGCGGTCGAGTCGGCCTATGGCGGCCCGCACGGCTTGAAGCAAATGGTGAAGCTCGCCCATCAACATGGCTTGGCAGTCATTCTCGACGTGGTCTACAACCACTTTGGCCCCAGCGATTTGCACCTGTGGCAATTCGATGGCTGGAGCGAAAACAACAAAGGGGGCATCTACTTCTACAACGACTGGCGCAGCTCAACCCCTTGGGGCGATAGCCGCCCCGATTACGGGCGGCAGGAAGTACGTAGCTTCATCCACGACAACGCAGTGATGTGGCTCGAAGACTTCCACATGGACGGGCTTCGTTACGACATGACCTTGTACATGCGATCGGTCAATGGCAACGACGACACCTCGATCCCCGAAGGCTGGTCGCTGGCCCAGTGGATCAATAGCGACCTGCACGCCCGCTTCCCTGGCAAGCTGATCATCGCCGAAGACATGCGGAACAACAACTGGCTCACCAAACCCAAGGAGTGGGGCGGGGCCGGCTTCAACGCCCAGTGGGATGCGGAGTTCGTGCACCCGATTCGCGACGTGGTCGAGCAGGTGGAAGACCAATATCGCTCGATGTTCAAAGTGCACAACGCGTTGTGCCATAAGTTCAACTATTCAGCGTTCGAGCGCGTGATCTACAGCGAGTCGCACGACGAAGTAGCCAATGGCAAGTCGCGCGTCCCTTCGGAGATCGACGAAAAAAACCCACACAGCTGGTACGCCCAAAAGCGAACCGTGCTGGCGAGCGCCATGGTACTCACCGCTCCTGGCATTCCGATGCTGTTCCAAGGCCAAGAGTTCCTTCGCACCGGTTGGTTCGACGACACCCGCCCCATCGATTGGCATCAGGAGAAAGAATGGCGCGGCATCGTTCGCTTGTATCGCGACCTGATTCACCTGCGATTGAACAAAACCGGCATCACCGCCGGCCTTACTGGTCAGCGTGTGGAGGTGCATCACCTGAACGACAACGACAAAGTCGTGGCCTTCCGCCGGTGGAAGGAAGGGGGCCCCGGCGACGACGTGATCGTGGTGGCCAACTTCGCGACCAACGAGCACACCGACTATCGCATCGGCCTGCCGCGGGGTGGCACCTGGAAGCTGCGGTTCAATAGCGACAGCACCCACTACAGCGACGACTTCGACAACACCAAGGTGGTCGACCTGGTCGCGGAAGAACATCCCTACGACGGTCAGCCCTACAGCGCGACCCTGCAGCTTGCCTCGTATGGCATCCTGGTCTTCTCCGAGGACAAACCGACCGACAAATAG
- a CDS encoding tetratricopeptide repeat protein, whose translation MKLFSLCAALAVCLSSVAVAELPAPLVDNYYNIGKIHQQVSTDNREAQLWFDRGLAMCYGFNHEEAIRCFDKAVALDPQLAIAYAMKAYAMGPNFNNMEITRDTMLAADSVSKTSLEHLEQASPLERMVIEAIDKRSGESVPEDFDQRGPFNQAYADAMAKAYAEHGDSPFVAELYAESLMNLQPWKHWSVDGKPGEQTPTIVEVIERGLAAQPNHAGLCHMYVHVMEASPTPGKALPAANRLRTAVPGSGHLVHMPTHIDVLVGDYASVVKSNSEAIEVDKVFLDREGPLNFFSLYRLHNYHFLVYGAMFDGQSQQALAAARAINQQVPEEMLKEQVDFLDAFMPTTFHVMVRFGRWDDILNEPTPPEYLPMSRAVRLYARTLAYAATERVEQAEAEQQKFLEAVKLVPESSLLFQNTSLDILGIAEAMVAGEIAYRKGEYDQAFAHLREAVRRDDALNYDEPWGWMQPARHALGALLLEQGHYAESEAVYREDLARHPKNPWALHGLVESLVKQGKEREAAQYVDDLEASCQRADVTINRSCYCRLKVLDE comes from the coding sequence GTGAAGTTATTCTCTCTCTGCGCGGCGCTAGCTGTTTGCCTTTCGAGCGTCGCAGTCGCCGAACTCCCCGCTCCGCTGGTCGACAACTACTACAACATCGGCAAGATCCACCAGCAGGTCTCCACCGACAATCGCGAGGCGCAGCTTTGGTTCGATCGCGGACTGGCGATGTGCTATGGCTTCAACCACGAGGAAGCGATTCGCTGCTTCGACAAAGCGGTAGCCCTCGATCCGCAACTGGCCATCGCGTATGCCATGAAAGCGTACGCGATGGGGCCGAACTTCAATAATATGGAGATTACTCGCGATACGATGCTCGCCGCCGACTCCGTGAGCAAGACCTCGCTCGAGCACCTGGAACAGGCGTCGCCGCTCGAGCGGATGGTGATCGAAGCGATCGACAAACGCTCGGGCGAGAGCGTGCCGGAGGATTTCGACCAGCGTGGCCCGTTCAACCAGGCATACGCCGACGCGATGGCCAAGGCCTACGCCGAGCATGGCGACAGCCCGTTCGTCGCCGAGTTGTACGCCGAGTCGCTCATGAACCTGCAACCGTGGAAACACTGGAGCGTCGATGGCAAGCCAGGAGAGCAGACGCCGACGATCGTGGAGGTGATCGAGCGAGGGCTGGCCGCGCAGCCCAATCACGCGGGCTTGTGCCATATGTACGTGCACGTGATGGAAGCCTCGCCGACTCCAGGCAAGGCGCTGCCAGCCGCGAATCGGCTCCGCACCGCCGTGCCGGGCAGTGGGCATCTGGTGCACATGCCGACTCACATCGACGTGCTGGTGGGCGACTACGCGAGCGTGGTGAAGTCGAACAGCGAAGCGATTGAGGTCGACAAAGTGTTTCTCGACCGCGAGGGGCCACTGAATTTCTTCTCGCTCTATCGACTGCACAATTATCACTTCCTGGTCTACGGCGCGATGTTCGATGGTCAGAGCCAGCAGGCGCTCGCGGCCGCGCGGGCGATCAACCAGCAGGTGCCGGAAGAGATGCTCAAGGAGCAGGTCGACTTTCTCGATGCGTTCATGCCGACCACGTTTCACGTGATGGTTCGGTTCGGCCGCTGGGACGACATCCTGAACGAGCCGACCCCGCCGGAGTACCTGCCGATGTCGCGGGCGGTGCGACTCTACGCGCGCACGCTCGCCTACGCGGCGACCGAGCGAGTCGAGCAGGCGGAAGCCGAGCAGCAAAAGTTTCTCGAAGCAGTGAAGCTAGTGCCGGAGTCGAGTTTGCTGTTCCAGAATACCTCGCTCGACATCCTTGGCATCGCCGAGGCGATGGTCGCTGGCGAGATTGCCTATCGCAAAGGGGAGTACGATCAGGCGTTCGCCCACCTCCGCGAAGCGGTCCGCCGGGACGACGCGCTGAACTACGACGAACCATGGGGCTGGATGCAACCCGCCCGCCATGCGCTCGGCGCGCTGCTCCTCGAGCAAGGTCACTACGCGGAGAGCGAAGCGGTGTATCGCGAAGACCTCGCCCGGCATCCCAAGAATCCTTGGGCGCTGCACGGCCTAGTCGAGTCGCTCGTGAAGCAAGGCAAGGAGCGCGAAGCAGCCCAGTACGTCGACGATCTCGAAGCCTCGTGCCAGCGGGCCGACGTTACGATCAATCGCTCCTGCTACTGCCGACTGAAGGTGCTTGACGAATAG
- a CDS encoding sulfatase family protein: MPIVLTLRTLLLLAISSVACLSNEARAAEPLPNVVIVLFDDLGWGQPPCYREDSALRTPNVDRLATEGMRFTDAHSASAVCTPTRYGLLTGRYPWRIGQFGVLQTFDKPIIPTTRLTLASLLKQHGYHTACVGKWHLGLDWHAANPQKSKVPAIGETIDQGPNELGFDYFSGFTHARNIGMIIEQHQVIAQVEPVENQPLLLKKAVTWLEQQQAETPFFLYFPLCPPHTPVVPAEEYVGVSGAKDLVRNDPQYGDWLYQGDAMLGAIVETLERKGLADNTLLIVASDNGAAGRPYAPLRAAKTSIYEGGHRVPMVVRWPGKVAANSRWGHTVCLNDWLATTAEIVQHDLPDNAGEDSVSMLPALLGTTATPTRTGTVHQSHRGDLAIRSSDWKLIAHKNGKRELFDLTADLGEQKSVLADYPDVASRLQTQLEQYVEQGRSTPGAPQANRANLKLQALQPAKKQTN; encoded by the coding sequence ATGCCAATCGTTCTCACCTTGCGTACTCTGCTGCTTCTCGCGATCAGTTCTGTCGCTTGCCTATCGAACGAAGCGCGGGCCGCAGAACCGTTGCCGAACGTCGTGATCGTGTTGTTCGACGATCTCGGCTGGGGGCAGCCTCCCTGCTATCGCGAAGACTCGGCCCTGCGCACCCCGAATGTCGATCGCCTGGCGACCGAAGGCATGCGATTCACCGACGCCCATAGCGCGTCGGCCGTGTGCACTCCTACGCGTTATGGTCTGCTCACCGGGCGGTATCCATGGCGGATAGGTCAGTTCGGCGTGCTGCAAACGTTCGACAAGCCGATCATCCCGACCACGCGACTCACGCTCGCCTCGCTGCTCAAACAGCACGGCTATCACACCGCCTGCGTCGGCAAGTGGCATTTGGGTCTCGACTGGCACGCCGCGAATCCGCAGAAGTCCAAAGTGCCGGCCATCGGCGAGACCATCGACCAGGGCCCCAACGAGCTGGGCTTCGACTACTTCAGTGGATTCACCCACGCCCGCAACATCGGCATGATCATCGAGCAACACCAGGTGATCGCACAGGTGGAGCCGGTCGAGAACCAACCACTCCTGCTGAAGAAGGCCGTCACGTGGCTCGAACAGCAACAGGCCGAGACGCCGTTCTTCTTGTACTTTCCGCTCTGCCCGCCGCACACGCCGGTGGTGCCTGCCGAGGAGTACGTGGGAGTCAGCGGGGCGAAGGACCTGGTGCGGAACGATCCACAATACGGCGACTGGCTTTATCAGGGCGATGCGATGCTCGGCGCGATCGTCGAGACGCTCGAGCGAAAAGGCCTGGCCGATAACACCTTGCTGATTGTCGCCAGCGACAACGGCGCGGCCGGTCGACCATACGCCCCGTTGCGGGCAGCGAAGACCAGCATTTACGAAGGGGGACATCGCGTGCCGATGGTGGTCCGCTGGCCAGGCAAGGTGGCCGCAAACAGTCGCTGGGGGCATACGGTTTGCCTGAACGACTGGCTGGCGACCACGGCCGAAATCGTGCAGCACGACCTGCCCGACAACGCCGGCGAGGACAGCGTCTCGATGCTGCCAGCACTGCTAGGAACCACTGCTACGCCGACGCGAACCGGTACCGTGCATCAATCGCATCGCGGCGATCTGGCGATTCGCTCCAGCGACTGGAAACTTATCGCTCACAAAAATGGTAAACGCGAGTTGTTCGATCTCACCGCCGATCTCGGCGAACAGAAAAGCGTGCTCGCAGACTATCCCGATGTCGCCAGCCGACTGCAAACCCAGCTCGAACAGTACGTGGAGCAAGGCCGCAGCACCCCCGGCGCACCGCAAGCAAATCGCGCGAACTTGAAACTCCAAGCGTTGCAGCCTGCGAAAAAACAAACCAATTAA
- a CDS encoding AAA family ATPase has protein sequence MTTGLTLGKFAPLHLGHQAIIERALRENDSVVVLIYDAPEFTPIPLGVRADWIRQLYPSVEVIECWDGPMQVGNTPEIEAMHEQYILRTLAERPIANFYSSEFYGAHVSRALGAHDCRVDEARQQVPISATAIRESPYDHRQFVDPLVYRDLVTWVVLLGAPSTGKTTLCQALADRFRTVWMPEYGREYWEAHQQQRRLTPEQLVDIAVGHREREEQLAHDAREYFFVDTDASTTAVFAGYYHGQPHPALRTLANHTPQRYDLALVCDTDIPYDDTDDRSGEANRAIMQRRVLGELHRLRRPYVLLRGSLADRIEQVQRTLAMYDKWNTRLNA, from the coding sequence ATGACCACCGGCCTGACGCTGGGTAAGTTTGCCCCGTTGCACCTGGGACACCAGGCGATCATCGAGCGGGCGCTCCGCGAGAACGACTCGGTGGTCGTGCTCATCTACGACGCGCCGGAGTTCACCCCGATCCCGCTCGGCGTGCGGGCCGATTGGATTCGGCAACTCTATCCCAGTGTTGAGGTGATCGAATGCTGGGACGGTCCGATGCAGGTGGGCAACACGCCTGAAATCGAAGCGATGCACGAGCAGTACATCCTGCGAACCCTCGCCGAGCGGCCGATCGCCAACTTCTACTCCAGCGAGTTCTACGGAGCGCACGTCAGCCGAGCGCTCGGCGCCCACGATTGCCGGGTCGACGAGGCGCGGCAGCAGGTGCCGATTTCGGCCACGGCGATTCGCGAGTCGCCGTACGACCATCGGCAGTTTGTCGACCCGCTGGTCTATCGCGACCTGGTCACCTGGGTAGTGCTGCTGGGGGCACCCTCCACGGGCAAGACCACGTTGTGCCAGGCGCTCGCCGACCGGTTTCGCACCGTGTGGATGCCAGAGTATGGCCGCGAATACTGGGAGGCCCACCAGCAGCAGCGGCGACTCACTCCCGAGCAACTGGTCGATATCGCGGTCGGTCATCGCGAGAGAGAGGAGCAACTCGCCCACGACGCCCGCGAGTACTTCTTCGTCGATACCGATGCCAGCACCACGGCCGTGTTCGCGGGCTACTACCACGGCCAGCCCCATCCCGCGCTCCGCACCCTAGCGAACCACACCCCGCAGCGCTACGACCTTGCGCTCGTGTGCGACACCGACATCCCTTACGACGACACCGACGATCGGTCGGGCGAAGCCAACCGGGCGATCATGCAGCGGCGGGTGCTTGGCGAGCTCCATCGCCTTCGTAGGCCTTACGTGTTGTTGCGGGGTTCGCTGGCCGATCGCATCGAACAAGTGCAGCGGACGCTTGCGATGTACGACAAGTGGAACACACGCCTGAATGCGTAA
- the pnuC gene encoding nicotinamide riboside transporter PnuC, which produces MTLIEATAVLFGVVCVWLTIRQHIGCWPTGLISVVLYIYIFAEAKLYSDTLLQVIYVGLQLYGWHHWLRGGVRDNPLPVTRISHQANFGWMAVVAVGTVGLGWFMHSQTDASLPYADAFTTVASLVAQWLLAGKHLQSWGYWIAVDIVAIGVYYQKQLLLTSGLYAVFLCMAITGYVAWRASWQLSSTTEPCDDHRPDAG; this is translated from the coding sequence ATGACTCTCATCGAAGCTACGGCCGTGTTGTTCGGCGTTGTCTGCGTATGGCTCACCATTCGGCAGCACATCGGCTGTTGGCCGACCGGGCTGATCTCGGTGGTGTTGTACATCTACATTTTCGCCGAGGCCAAGCTCTACTCCGATACCTTGCTGCAAGTCATCTACGTCGGCTTGCAACTGTATGGCTGGCACCACTGGCTCCGCGGCGGCGTGCGCGACAACCCGCTGCCGGTCACGCGGATCTCGCACCAGGCGAACTTCGGATGGATGGCCGTGGTCGCGGTAGGCACCGTCGGCTTAGGCTGGTTCATGCACTCGCAGACCGACGCGTCGCTCCCGTATGCCGATGCCTTTACCACGGTCGCCAGCCTGGTCGCCCAGTGGTTGCTGGCCGGCAAGCATTTACAATCGTGGGGCTACTGGATTGCCGTCGACATCGTCGCCATCGGCGTCTATTACCAGAAACAACTCCTGCTCACCTCCGGCCTGTACGCGGTGTTCCTGTGCATGGCGATCACCGGCTACGTGGCCTGGCGAGCGAGTTGGCAATTATCTTCAACCACCGAGCCTTGCGATGACCACCGGCCTGACGCTGGGTAA
- a CDS encoding endo-1,4-beta-xylanase, which produces MHELELFRPTELAAGSAYELRKGVTKMKYSALFAFCLLWPAIVEAVEPPVPNGRRLREIVAERYPDGQFYIGGTTGWQKYQREPGVILDREFDYVTPENDFKQSTIHPAPDVWRWDLADAWIKHCADHQQALRIHGPISPQASWWACDDDRTADELRQNLVEYTTALYQRYDKYEQVKWFDVVNETVLGDGSWHGPKPGNNHWECPWPKIGYDESHPLRPPLYIKLAFEIANEHAPNTKLIINQHGEMEDAMWDKIKALVPYLREQGLRVDGIGWQAHIHVGWEKKPGNLEKLRALIDWAHANDLEFHVTEMNAWLTSTNRDLDAQGETFAAVVRVLLEKRDTGLVTWNVWNISDRDAFESHLKKEGCLFDREYQAKPGYYAIQKVLEETK; this is translated from the coding sequence ATGCACGAGCTAGAACTGTTTCGGCCGACCGAGCTAGCTGCCGGTTCGGCCTACGAGCTTCGAAAGGGTGTGACGAAGATGAAGTACTCCGCGTTGTTTGCCTTCTGTTTGCTCTGGCCTGCGATCGTTGAAGCGGTGGAGCCTCCGGTCCCCAACGGTCGCCGGTTGCGAGAGATCGTTGCCGAACGCTATCCCGATGGGCAGTTCTACATCGGCGGAACCACCGGCTGGCAGAAGTACCAGCGCGAGCCGGGCGTGATTCTCGATCGCGAGTTCGACTACGTGACCCCCGAGAACGACTTCAAGCAGTCGACGATTCACCCCGCGCCGGACGTCTGGCGGTGGGACCTGGCCGACGCTTGGATCAAGCACTGCGCCGACCATCAGCAGGCGTTGCGCATCCATGGACCGATCAGCCCGCAAGCTTCCTGGTGGGCGTGCGACGACGACCGCACCGCCGACGAGTTGCGGCAGAACCTCGTGGAGTACACCACCGCGCTCTATCAGCGGTACGACAAATACGAGCAAGTTAAGTGGTTCGACGTGGTGAACGAAACCGTGCTTGGCGACGGTAGCTGGCACGGGCCGAAGCCGGGTAACAATCATTGGGAGTGCCCTTGGCCGAAGATCGGGTACGACGAAAGCCATCCGCTGCGGCCGCCGCTGTACATTAAGCTCGCGTTTGAGATTGCCAACGAGCACGCGCCGAACACCAAGCTGATTATCAATCAGCATGGCGAGATGGAAGACGCGATGTGGGACAAGATCAAGGCCTTGGTTCCGTATCTCCGCGAGCAGGGCCTGCGGGTCGATGGCATCGGCTGGCAGGCGCACATTCACGTGGGCTGGGAGAAGAAGCCGGGCAACCTCGAGAAGCTCCGCGCACTCATCGACTGGGCGCATGCGAACGACTTGGAGTTCCACGTGACCGAAATGAACGCCTGGCTCACGTCGACCAACCGCGATCTCGACGCCCAGGGCGAAACGTTTGCCGCCGTGGTTCGCGTGCTGCTCGAAAAACGCGACACCGGACTGGTGACCTGGAACGTGTGGAACATCAGCGACCGCGACGCGTTCGAGTCGCATCTGAAAAAGGAAGGTTGCTTGTTCGATCGTGAGTACCAGGCCAAACCAGGGTACTACGCGATTCAGAAAGTGCTGGAAGAAACGAAGTAG
- a CDS encoding GNAT family N-acetyltransferase, whose protein sequence is MAEVFEINDIDTLQAYRADWDRLFAETPDAHFFQTLDWLTLYWQHFGRDQQLRVLIVTVDQQVIGIVPLCVRTQWHKLGPIRTLGYPLEGWGNSFGPLAAHPALTMALAMNHLATTPRNWDRLQLDWVDDSPAHLAATDRCLKLAGLPAQAETHQSRAIIEFPDGWQTYLASRSTKTRQELRRLARRADNQPNVEYVRYRPESVANHGGDPRWDLYDQCEQVSRQSWQCGSTNGNTLCHARYREFYRAAHAAAARLGMLDLNLLLVDNQPVAFNYNYHCDGRIIGLRMGYDAAQSLNGAGLTLLALSLRDSCHRGDQSLDMGFGNQDFKQRLQTSEQPSYCLTHTPRYALRCQALRIGHWLRNRRSLERSELAKQMSGAK, encoded by the coding sequence ATGGCCGAAGTCTTTGAGATCAACGATATCGACACCCTTCAGGCGTATCGCGCCGATTGGGATCGGTTGTTCGCTGAGACGCCGGATGCCCATTTCTTCCAAACGCTCGACTGGCTCACCCTCTATTGGCAACACTTTGGTCGCGACCAGCAGCTTCGCGTGCTGATCGTCACGGTCGACCAGCAGGTGATCGGCATCGTTCCGCTGTGCGTGCGTACGCAATGGCACAAGCTCGGTCCGATTCGCACGCTTGGCTATCCGCTCGAAGGTTGGGGTAACTCCTTCGGCCCGCTCGCAGCGCACCCCGCGCTCACCATGGCCCTGGCGATGAATCATCTGGCAACCACCCCGCGCAACTGGGATCGCTTGCAGCTCGACTGGGTCGACGACAGCCCCGCCCACCTGGCCGCAACCGACCGCTGCCTGAAGCTGGCGGGCCTGCCGGCGCAAGCGGAGACTCATCAGTCGCGGGCGATCATCGAGTTCCCCGACGGCTGGCAAACCTATCTGGCGAGCCGATCCACGAAGACCCGCCAGGAGCTACGACGTTTGGCGCGTCGGGCCGACAATCAGCCGAACGTCGAATACGTGCGGTATCGCCCCGAGTCGGTCGCCAATCATGGTGGCGACCCCCGCTGGGATCTGTACGACCAATGCGAGCAAGTGTCGCGGCAAAGCTGGCAGTGTGGTTCGACCAACGGCAACACCTTGTGCCATGCCCGCTATCGCGAGTTCTATCGGGCCGCGCACGCGGCGGCCGCGCGGCTCGGCATGCTCGACCTCAATCTACTACTGGTCGACAACCAACCGGTCGCATTCAATTACAACTACCACTGCGACGGACGCATCATCGGCTTGCGGATGGGCTACGATGCGGCTCAGTCGCTGAACGGGGCAGGGCTCACGCTGCTCGCCCTCTCGCTTCGCGACAGCTGTCACCGCGGCGACCAGTCGCTCGACATGGGCTTCGGCAATCAGGACTTCAAGCAGCGGCTCCAAACCTCCGAACAACCTTCGTACTGCCTGACCCACACCCCGCGTTACGCACTGCGTTGCCAGGCGCTACGCATCGGGCACTGGCTGCGGAATCGTCGTTCGCTCGAGCGTTCGGAGTTGGCCAAGCAGATGAGCGGGGCGAAGTAG
- a CDS encoding BBP7 family outer membrane beta-barrel protein, with protein sequence MLRLSSIAVAAALLVAATQVHAQTPYPQTYQGSYPTAQTVPPAQIYGNVPPAQPQVGGNVNWQNYLSTHVANNTPTVAPVIQYESVPQPQPQPQMQMQQQMQNQALPSYDSVAPAYGNACCETYPACDVPCQVTCTPPITARWIASVGAMFVTREPQDSYTFSYDSANEANQYVDAADADMEFSSGVEASIGRFDACSNYGWQVTYWQLFPGDESTQQLGADLSPGFLDGIRNYDQLDYSGGGVGDGATAADNVNNAQIHRLTRSWDLYNLEASGVFLMPQPQCGSLWHFRTLTGFRYLKFSESLLFESDPSETMIDGDADEYRIAISTDNQLCGFQLGGITERYVGSRWCVQMIAKAGLYNNHAQLNYFEGGSAGAATINNGPNAGQSMRVNTSTNDLAFLGEFGVGVTRRIGSAWRLGADYRMIGATGIALPTDQIYFDTRGINDVRVIDNDGSLLLHGATVRLERCF encoded by the coding sequence ATGTTACGGTTGAGTAGCATAGCGGTGGCGGCAGCACTGCTGGTCGCTGCTACCCAAGTTCATGCCCAAACCCCTTACCCGCAAACGTACCAAGGGTCGTATCCCACAGCGCAAACGGTTCCCCCCGCGCAGATCTATGGCAACGTTCCTCCTGCGCAACCGCAGGTCGGTGGCAACGTTAACTGGCAAAACTACTTGTCCACTCACGTGGCCAATAACACGCCGACCGTGGCTCCGGTGATTCAGTACGAATCGGTTCCGCAGCCGCAGCCCCAACCTCAGATGCAGATGCAGCAGCAAATGCAGAACCAAGCGCTGCCGAGCTACGACTCGGTCGCTCCTGCGTATGGCAACGCCTGCTGCGAGACCTATCCCGCGTGCGACGTCCCTTGCCAGGTGACTTGCACCCCTCCGATCACAGCTCGCTGGATCGCTTCGGTCGGTGCGATGTTCGTCACGCGTGAACCGCAGGACTCCTACACGTTTTCGTACGACAGTGCGAACGAAGCGAATCAGTACGTCGATGCGGCCGATGCCGATATGGAATTCTCCTCCGGCGTCGAAGCCTCGATCGGGCGGTTCGATGCCTGCTCGAACTACGGCTGGCAAGTCACCTACTGGCAATTGTTCCCAGGTGACGAGTCGACCCAACAGCTCGGCGCTGACCTGAGCCCTGGGTTCCTCGATGGCATCCGTAACTACGACCAACTCGACTACTCCGGTGGTGGAGTGGGCGACGGTGCCACCGCGGCCGACAACGTGAACAACGCGCAGATTCACCGCCTGACTCGTAGCTGGGACCTCTACAACCTTGAAGCCAGCGGCGTGTTCCTCATGCCTCAGCCGCAGTGCGGCAGCCTCTGGCACTTCCGCACGCTCACTGGTTTCCGGTACCTGAAGTTCAGCGAATCGCTGTTGTTCGAATCGGATCCCAGCGAAACCATGATCGATGGCGACGCCGACGAGTATCGCATTGCGATCTCCACCGACAACCAACTGTGCGGCTTCCAGCTCGGCGGGATTACCGAGCGATACGTCGGCTCGCGTTGGTGCGTGCAGATGATCGCCAAGGCAGGCCTGTACAACAACCACGCCCAGTTGAACTACTTCGAAGGTGGCTCGGCCGGCGCAGCGACCATCAACAACGGTCCCAACGCGGGCCAGTCGATGCGAGTGAACACCAGCACCAACGACCTGGCCTTCCTTGGCGAGTTCGGCGTCGGCGTCACCCGTCGCATTGGATCTGCCTGGCGTTTGGGTGCCGACTATCGCATGATCGGTGCTACCGGCATTGCCTTGCCGACCGACCAGATTTACTTCGACACCCGCGGCATCAACGACGTGCGAGTGATCGACAACGATGGAAGCCTGCTGCTGCACGGAGCGACCGTGCGACTCGAGCGTTGCTTCTAG